A single genomic interval of Penicillium psychrofluorescens genome assembly, chromosome: 2 harbors:
- a CDS encoding uncharacterized protein (ID:PFLUO_002465-T1.cds;~source:funannotate) gives MFRASLRSVSDPLRDHVCLSCLARRVGSPNKLRAFHSTSLFISRNKRTRPHFLTQTRFRGYAAETQESPDKNQTGKTSKTLHPDSQESIQVTAQPISAAEKFSRQPQPQPSRDEQERQEEEREQGGEGKKEKKKTLPVGNTKRKARLKAKQKKKATSLALSQADKKAAGKDLTENEKAAEDKKVKEKRKKATGARKKAAAEDSTAAADKKEKKKKKEKRGKAAEEKKARLEKMKAAATDTTATADKKEKKKKEKKSAADKQDTDKQEVKGQNEEVAAPRVTEQPNPLPPRKAKREREENPATKSKSILRQDEGSLHARQPLTPLDIPLAPVPTLSFGLERVLFNPGVYHLRDPRSRVYNFDPYLGSIMPVTEFDFEALKAYITSSKDDTLRDIAVKQQKKYVGSSSSMTSVLSHFHYLLSSWRAVNVSSVSQGFSEKLRSFTRLLRSPAAMFLRYQDGVYAIDADKEFDNANILMNLGKSMEKLLTLPKDDFERYRRSHENKITPEEEEAVPESYHFTTYGDFIMRSQLDAYDPRLPGTGMFDLKTRAVVSIRMDAKNFEHGLGYEIKGRFGDFESFEREYFDMIRAAFLKYSLQVRVGRMDGIFVAFHNVERIFGFQYISLSEMDEALHGQSDTALGDEEFKLSLGLWNTVLDKATARFPKQSLRFHFETRDATSPFMYIFAEPVTDEEIDAIQTKNQAEIEAYQKRLLRPEPKDDINEDLDAAAATEDPSPSKSSEESEILSSNTNTPESPSSEASSAPIYDSDAPPDPSFTEDLEKGGQETELLGMVLSVKNSVNKKPVDRPTNFKADDEWTVDYELKELEPYRARSLYEMCQRRRRAVLDDRGEDEIGVAANAYIRQLREVAKKGRSHREKENQLDEKNGVVVFNEPVN, from the exons ATGTTTCGGGCCTCGCTGCGGTCGGTCTCAGACCCTCTCCGCGACCATGTCTGCCTCTCCTGTCTAGCCCGCCGGGTTGGGTCTCCCAACAAGCTACGCGCCTTTCACAGCACATCTCTTTTCATTAGCAGAAACAAGAGGACACGACCTCACTTTCTGACACAAACGCGGTTCCGGGGATATGCAGCTGAGACCCAG GAATCTCCGGATAAAAACCAGACTGGGAAGACCTCTAAAACCCTGCATCCAGACTCTCAAGAGTCCATCCAAGTGACAGCACAGCCCATTAGCGCGGCGGAAAAGTTCAGTCGCCAGCCACAGCCACAGCCATCGCGAGACGAacaagaaagacaagaagaggaaagagagcaaggaggggaagggaaaaaagaaaagaaaaaaactCTTCCTGTGGGCAACACGAAACGTAAGGCGAGGCTAAAGGccaaacagaaaaagaaggctACATCATTAGCCTTATCACAGGCAGACAAGAAGGCGGCCGGAAAAGATCTCACCGAAAATGAGAAAGCGGCTGAAGACaagaaggtgaaggagaagaggaagaaggccactGGAGCAAGGAAAAAGGCTGCCGCCGAAGATTCGACGGCCGCTGcagacaagaaggagaagaagaagaagaaagagaagaggggGAAGGCCGCtgaagaaaagaaggccCGTTTAGAAAAGATGAAGGCCGCCGCTACAGACACGACGGCCACCGcagacaagaaggagaagaagaaaaaggagaagaagagcgctGCAGACAAGCAAGACACCGACAAGCAGGAGGTCAAGGGACAGAACGAAGAGGTTGCAGCTCCCCGAGTGACCGAGCAGCCTAATCCACTGCCCCCCCGGAAGGCGaagcgagagcgagaggaaAATCCCGCAACCAAGTCAAAGTCCATACTCCGGCAAGACGAAGGCTCCCTACACGCACGGCAGCCATTGACCC CATTGGATATCCCCCTGGCCCCTGTTCCAACTTTGTCATTTGGCCTTGAACGGGTGCTTTTCAA TCCTGGCGTCTATCATCTTCGTGACCCTCGGTCTCGTGTCTATAACTTTGATCCGTATTTGGGTTCAATTATGCCTGTAACCGAGTTTGATTTCGAAGCTCTGAAGGCATACATCACCTCGTCCAAAGATGATACTTTACGTGACATAGCTGTCAAGCAACAGAAGAAGTATGTTGGGTCTTCTTCGAGTATGACTTCGGTTCTCTCGCATTTCCATTACCTTCTTTCGAGCTGGCGAGCCGTCAATGTGAGCAGCGTGTCTCAAGGCTTTTCCGAGAAGTTGCGTTCTTTCACACGTCTCCTCCGCTCGCCCGCGGCCATGTTCCTTCGATACCAGGATGGAGTGTACGCCATCGACGCGGACAAGGAGTTTGATAACGCCAACATCCTGATGAACCTTGGAAAATCAATGGAGAAGCTCCTCACCTTGCCGAAAGATGATTTTGAGCGGTATCGCCGATCACACGAGAACAAGATCACGccggaagaagaggaggccgTACCCGAGTCCTACCATTTCACCACCTATGGCGATTTCATCATGCGGTCTCAGCTGGATGCCTATGATCCTCGCCTGCCGGGTACTGGAATGTTCGATTTGAAAACGCGTGCCGTTGTCTCGATTCGAATGGATGCAAAGAACTTTGAGCACGGTCTTGGATACGAGATCAAGGGTCGATTTGGCGACTTCGAGTCCTTTGAGCGGGAATACTTCGACATGATCCGCGCTGCGTTCCTGAAGTATTCTCTGCAGGTGCGCGTCGGCCGCATGGACGGGATCTTTGTCGCTTTCCACAACGTCGAGCGCATCTTCGGATTCCAGTATATCAGTCTTTCGGAGATGGACGAAGCCCTGCACGGACAGAGCGACACTGCGCTGGGAGATGAAGAGTTCAAGCTGAGCTTGGGGCTGTGGAATACAGTCCTCGACAAGGCGACTGCCCGGTTCCCCAAGCAATCGCTGCGCTTCCATTTTGAAACGAGAGACGCAACCTCTCCATTTATGTACATTTTTGCCGAGCCCGTCACagacgaggagatcgacGCCATCCAGACGAAGAACCAAGCCGAAATCGAGGCGTACCAGAagcgtcttctccgtcccGAACCAAAAGACGATATTAACGAGgacctcgacgccgcagcagcgacggaAGACCCATCGCCCTCTAAATCCTCAGAAGAGTCTGAGATCCTCTCCTCAAATACCAACACGCCCGAGTCACCCTCCTCAGAGGCCTCATCAGCCCCGATATACGACTCAGACGCTCCCCCCGACCCATCCTTCACCGAAGACCTAGAAAAGGGCGGGCAAGAAACCGAGCTCCTCGGAATGGTGCTCTCGGTCAAAAACAGCGTGAACAAAAAACCAGTCGACCGTCCTACCAACTTCAAGGCCGATGACGAATGGACCGTCGATTACGAGCTGAAAGAACTGGAGCCTTATCGGGCGCGCAGCTTATACGAAATgtgccagcgccgccgccgcgctgTTCTCGACGACCGtggcgaggacgagattGGCGTTGCGGCCAATGCTTATATTCGGCAGTTGCGCGAAGTCGCTAAGAAAGGTCGTAGCCAtcgcgagaaggagaatcaGCTTGACGAGAAGAACGGAGTGGTTGTGTTTAATGAACCGGTAAACTAA
- a CDS encoding uncharacterized protein (ID:PFLUO_002466-T1.cds;~source:funannotate): protein MAEMAVKKQRRKSFSSVFSPSSTTSAPPLRPRLHDRTPSDGALAQSKKRRNSGFFGRAQSPNRRSTGPNVLRRPGTSHSDITTLAAASTPVLENPRPRKSLQKKRNSVFGSFRSLHSLEDDNDPLSASVGSLGDDQHVIDPRNGMWSSAILHHGEIQTTGSMWRKKSQYLVLTDTHIIRFKTQSKAADTFPSIPPSYNVRAPANHRQSIASISSLQDMHPMVSGDSSAGIPLNSIIAVYMLEDGRLSPTVEVAYLDERTHKAALVQMQTPDLQELNLWMVGIRQAAQMARANEPLPFSRGSVEYVTRMLEHERDFDPQAFRMFRVIQIASSKSPTRSSSDDLAKLSPTGCYLALGSHKVHLIPMQKTGSRSSMVSLTDFDVGASFGFMNLTGLSMEYGDDSLHLSFRVPFQKTFNVFLASVHSVEVAGWIRQHTEFLRPLWTRQPYEFVVPRELQNDDNFPPVALDEDYGCFDRTLVAYSASYDIDTSNIRYTIDLECEDAPCFRLLRSASPRQPRYNALELIAVMRALRYNESFRSISFRGVNLDVLQGLRDIHGADMDVHLDRGGCLVQIPGQGNLTVLSEEIRGLVLKSKWLRRLDFSYCLTRTPTFDKGIRDPGCGIPEAIFPVCRRELTSVDWVALNGIKLGESDLDYLVDAASQRRSHLRALEVGDCGLSVHDLDMLLSTIVAQESTLEAINISGVQGRLNPDVLQQYIGYFGQIRKMNLSRISRTSGPEPLITAEMLFNWRLEELALSRTTVNRQTVDAIATYLASDRSRNLRVLRLDQCGLTGEDVAMFMHSMAAGPDNLRSLHLHVNENRLDNGCSFIFDAIAKNETPSHLSMRMIDFKKEEHFRELVNAVRKNSSLRYLDISKASLPYDAGPETCRALQVMFEENETLEALDISGENAHLDVARFGIGLNLALTGLKKNTSLRVLRIEHQNLGLQGANTLASVLECNNSLREVHCENNDINLQSFTVLVNGLQCNRTLLSLSCMDGDRTLSIDKVRREVDNVRWDASNVQGSTANSIRRSLHAAMNVGNAPVGHRLSKNPPVNVAAALETSPFANHNVELVLQSLNRKWDMEVARLRRYLLRNHNIAHGIEDDVDDASSDGRPATAASLGTMLDELKFEVAVSADEIRASPPEDSASSIHLAEEDPGSRPLPRVPTAEFTSSLMAQSEPAPLPRAARAPSEFGPSSIISSSSSSSSRMARPVPAVPSSVHRSNSVRSANSSSTVSIGNRSARSAYGMASSTLRGFLSGNAMKDRRKAQHDSRPPTVFVQTDDKPPQLDWAPPKLDLQEL from the coding sequence atggctgagatGGCGGTCAAGAAGCAACGGCGGAAGAGCTTCAGCAGTGTCTTCAGTCCCTCGTCCACAACCTCGGCGCCCCCTCTCCGGCCCCGTCTCCATGATCGAACACCCTCGGACGGTGCCCTTGCGCAAAGCAAAAAACGCCGCAATTCGGGGTTCTTTGGCCGAGCCCAGAGCCCGAATAGAAGATCCACTGGCCCTAATGTCCTGCGTCGGCCTGGGACGTCACACTCGGACATCACGACCTTGGCCGCTGCATCGACGCCTGTTCTTGAGAACCCCCGACCCCGGAAGTCGCTGCAGAAGAAACGCAATTCCGTCTTTGGGTCCTTTCGGTCCTTGCACTCATTGGAAGACGATAATGACCCCCTCAGCGCGTCGGTCGGCTCGCTTGGAGACGACCAGCATGTAATTGATCCCCGAAATGGGATGTGGTCATCCGCCATTCTCCACCATGGGGAAATCCAGACTACTGGCAGCatgtggagaaagaagagtcAGTATCTCGTTCTGACAGACACGCATATCATCCGTTTCAAGACCCAGAGCAAGGCCGCCGATACTTTCCCGTCCATTCCACCTTCCTATAACGTGCGGGCCCCGGCGAATCACCGCCAATCAATTGCCTCGATAAGCTCATTGCAGGACATGCACCCGATGGTCTCGGGCGACTCGTCTGCCGGTATTCCGCTGAATAGTATTATTGCGGTCTACATGCTGGAGGATGGACGTTTGTCCCCAACGGTGGAGGTAGCGTACCTGGATGAGCGCACTCACAAGGCTGCCTTGGTTCAGATGCAGACGCCCGACCTTCAAGAACTAAATCTTTGGATGGTGGGCATTCGTCAGGCCGCCCAGATGGCTCGTGCAAACGAACCGCTGCCGTTCAGTCGAGGCTCGGTCGAGTACGTGACTCGGATGCTGGAGCACGAGCGAGACTTCGACCCACAGGCTTTTCGTATGTTTCGTGTTATCCAAATCGCTTCGAGCAAGTCACCTACGCGATCTTCCTCTGATGATCTGGCGAAGTTGTCGCCCACCGGCTGCTACCTCGCTCTTGGGTCCCATAAAGTCCATCTTATTCCAATGCAAAAGACCGGCAGCCGATCGTCGATGGTCTCGCTCACTGACTTTGACGTGGGCGCCTCCTTTGGGTTCATGAATCTGACGGGGCTGTCGATGGAGTACGGCGATGATAGCCTGCACCTCTCGTTCCGGGTTCCATTTCAGAAAACATTCAATGTCTTCCTGGCCTCGGTTCACTCGGTAGAAGTTGCGGGCTGGATTCGACAGCACACCGAGTTCCTGCGTCCTCTATGGACCAGACAGCCATATGAGTTTGTTGTGCCGCGTGAGTTGCAAAACGACGACAACTTCCCGCCCGTAGCGCTGGATGAGGATTACGGCTGCTTCGACCGCACGCTGGTCGCCTACTCCGCCAGTTACGACATTGACACCTCCAACATTCGTTACACGATTGACTTGGAGTGTGAAGATGCTCCTTGCTTCCGATTACTCCGCTCGGCTTCCCCAAGACAGCCAAGATACAACGCGCTCGAGCTGATTGCGGTCATGCGCGCCCTCCGGTATAATGAATCTTTCCGCTCAATATCTTTTCGCGGCGTCAACCTCGATGTGCTTCAGGGCCTTCGTGATATTCACGGGGCGGATATGGATGTGCATCTTGACCGTGGAGGTTGTCTTGTTCAAATTCCAGGCCAAGGAAACCTCACCGTTCTTTCTGAAGAGATACGAGGTTTGGTCTTGAAGAGCAAATGGCTGCGTCGGCTCGATTTCTCGTATTGTCTGACGCGGACACCAACATTCGACAAGGGGATTCGTGATCCAGGCTGTGGAATCCCAGAGGCCATTTTCCCTGTTTGTCGCCGCGAACTGACTAGCGTCGATTGGGTGGCTCTGAATGGGATCAAGCTCGGCGAATCGGACCTTGACTACTTGGTGGATGCGGCATCCCAACGACGGAGTCATCTGAGAGCATTGGAGGTCGGAGATTGCGGACTGTCCGTTCATGACCTGGACATGTTGCTGTCAACCATTGTCGCACAGGAGTCTACTCTCGAGGCCATCAATATCTCCGGCGTCCAGGGACGGTTAAACCCCGATGTTCTTCAACAGTACATCGGGTACTTTGGTCAGATCCGCAAGATGAACCTGTCCCGCATCTCCCGGACGTCTGGCCCCGAGCCGCTCATCACAGCAGAGATGTTGTTCAATTGGCGACTTGAAGAATTGGCCCTCAGCCGAACGACTGTCAACCGCCAGACAGTGGATGCCATCGCCACCTACCTGGCCAGTGATCGGTCCCGAAACCTCCGCGTCCTCCGACTCGACCAGTGCGGCCTGACTGGAGAAGATGTGGCCATGTTCATGCATTCGATGGCGGCTGGTCCCGACAATCTGCGGAGCCTCCATTTGCATGTCAACGAGAACCGGCTTGACAATGGCTGTTCGTTTATTTTTGACGCAATTGCGAAAAACGAGACCCCGTCGCACCTATCTATGCGGATGATTGATTTCAAAAAGGAGGAACATTTCCGGGAACTGGTTAATGCAGTCCGGAAAAACAGCAGCCTGCGATATCTAGATATCTCTAAAGCGTCTCTTCCGTACGATGCAGGTCCAGAGACGTGCCGCGCTCTGCAGGTCATGTTTGAGGAGAACGAGACGCTAGAAGCGTTGGACATCAGCGGGGAAAATGCTCATCTGGACGTCGCCCGCTTCGGGATCGGTCTCAACCTAGCCCTGACTGGCTTGAAGAAAAATACATCTCTCAGGGTGCTTCGAATCGAGCACCAGAACCTGGGTCTCCAGGGCGCGAATACTCTGGCTTCGGTTTTGGAGTGCAATAACTCACTGCGCGAGGTGCATTGCGAGAACAACGATATTAACCTTCAGTCATTTACCGTGCTTGTTAATGGTCTGCAGTGCAACCGCACCCTGCTCAGTCTTTCATGCATGGATGGAGATCGAACCCTGTCCATCGACAAGGTGCGGCGGGAGGTCGACAATGTCCGATGGGATGCAAGCAATGTCCAAGGCTCTACGGCGAACTCGATCCGTCGCTCTCTGCATGCAGCGATGAATGTTGGCAATGCCCCCGTTGGACATCGGTTGAGCAAAAATCCACCGGTGAATGTTGCCGCCGCTCTGGAGACGTCTCCATTTGCAAACCACAACGTAGAGCTCGTCCTGCAGTCTCTGAACCGAAAATGGGACATGGAGGTCGCTCGCCTGCGCCGATATCTTCTTCGCAACCACAATATCGCACACGGAATCGAAgacgacgtcgacgatgcCTCTAGCGATGGCCGGCCCGCGACAGCCGCCAGTCTCGGCACGATGCTCGATGAACTCAAGTTCGAAGTCGCAGTATCAGCAGATGAAATCCGTGCCTCGCCACCAGAAGACTCCGCATCATCTATCCACCTTGCCGAAGAGGACCCGGGAAgccggcctcttcctcgcgtCCCCACAGCCGAGTTCACGTCCAGCTTAATGGCGCAAAGCGAACCAGCTCCGCTCCCCCGAGCCGCTCGCGCGCCCTCAGAATTCGGTCCATCAAGCATtatctcttcttcgtcctcctcatcctcacgTATGGCAAGGCCCGTCCCCGCCGTGCCTTCATCCGTCCACAGATCGAATAGCGTCCGCAGTGCAAACAGCTCCAGCACCGTCTCAATCGGCAACCGCAGTGCGCGCAGTGCCTATGGCATGGCCTCGTCCACTCTACGCGGGTTTCTCAGTGGGAACGCCATGAAAGATCGTCGGAAGGCGCAGCACGACTCACGGCCGCCGACGGTGTTCGTTCAGACGGATGACAAGCCGCCTCAGCTGGACTGGGCTCCGCCGAAACTCGATTTGCAGGAGCTGTGA
- a CDS encoding uncharacterized protein (ID:PFLUO_002467-T1.cds;~source:funannotate): MPPPPSQRGDIEPPEELTREAAKGFMTGVFRFGSVSILAHMILILPHPFTFTAPTPPASPDAQPRPRPSPFSPAGLRSRLFYRPLEGFSSWISPTARVYRGLTPQFKVFLQIAAMTLGGCIWAERRVNDYIELVRRIKRAERRQAELEERSRP; this comes from the exons atgcctcCCCCGCCAAGTCAAAGAGGAGACATCGAGCCGCCAGAGGAACTTACACGCGAAGCCGCCAAGGGCTTCATGACTGGCGTGTTCCGA TTCGGCTCGGTATCCATCCTCGCCCATATGATCCTGATCCTCCCTCATCCATTCACCTTCACTGCGCCTACACCACCCGCCAGTCCGGACGCGCAACCCCGACCGCGCCCCTCACCGTTCTCCCCTGCCGGCCTCCGCTCGCGATTGTTCTACCGTCCGCTCGAAGGCTTCTCCTCGTGGATCTCGCCGACGGCACGCGTCTACCGCGGCCTGACGCCTCAGTTTAAGGTCTTCCTGCAGATTGCCGCGATGACCCTGGGCGGCTGTATCTGGGCGGAGCGGAGGGTGAATGATTACATCGAACTGGTTCGCCGTATCAAGCGCGCGGAGCGGCGGCAAGCGGAACTGGAAGAGAGATCTCGTCCATGA
- a CDS encoding uncharacterized protein (ID:PFLUO_002468-T1.cds;~source:funannotate), with product MALAARTASLSRDTNETKIQVSLSLDGGVLPPYEPSTHFSPPSDPQEASAAKNGIVPPKDAGHATQFTATQQITVSTGIGFLDHMLHAMAKHAGWSLAVRAKGDLYIDDHHTTEDTFLAIGSAFTQALGARQSLTRFGRGDAPLDEALSWAVIDLSSRPWAVIDLGFKREKIGDLSTEMITHGLQSFAQAAGVTLHVGCTYGDNDHHRAESAFKALAVAMRTACARRTGGEVGAGDVVSTKGVL from the exons atggccctcgCCGCGCGCACAGCATCCCTCTCACGGGACACAAACGAAACCAAAATCCAAGTCTCCCTCAgtctcgacggcggcgtccTACCTCCCTACGAGCCCTCCACCCACTTCTCCCCCCCAAGCGACCCGCAAGAAGCCTCCGCCGCCAAGAATGGCATTGTGCCGCCCAAGGATGCCGGGCATGCGACGCAGTTCACGGCGACCCAGCAGATCACTGTGAGCACAGGGATCGGGTTCCTGGATCATATGCTGCATGCGATGGCGAAGCATGCGGGGTGGAGTTTGGCGGTGCGGGCAAAGGGAGATTTATACA TTGACGACCACCACACAACAGAAGACACATTTCTCGCCATCGGCTCAGCATTCACACAAGCCCTAGGTGCACGGCAGTCGCTCACGCGCTTCGGACGCGGTGACGCCCccctcgacgaggccctCTCATGGGCCGTGATCGATCTCTCCAGCCGACCATGGGCAGTCATCGACCTGGGGTTCAAGCGGGAGAAGATCGGCGACCTCAGCACCGAGATGATCACGCATGGCTTGCAGAGCTTCGCGCAGGCAGCGGGCGTGACCCTGCATGTGGGCTGCACGTATGGCGATAATGACCACCATCGCGCGGAGAGCGCGTTCAAGGCGCTTGCGGTGGCGATGAGGACGGCCTGTGCGAGGCGGACTGGGGGGGAGGTTGGGGCCGGGGATGTGGTTAGTACTAAGGGTGTTCTTTAA